The following proteins are co-located in the Burkholderiales bacterium genome:
- a CDS encoding GTP-binding protein: MSKGKFERTKPHVNVGTIGHVDHGKTTLTAAMTMVLAKKYGGEVR, encoded by the coding sequence ATGTCAAAAGGCAAGTTTGAGCGGACCAAGCCGCACGTGAACGTGGGGACGATTGGGCATGTGGATCATGGCAAGACGACGCTGACGGCGGCGATGACCATGGTGCTGGCGAAGAAGTACGGGGGCGAAGTGAGG